The following proteins are encoded in a genomic region of Micromonospora olivasterospora:
- the pepN gene encoding aminopeptidase N: MPSLSRVEATTRGALITVESYHVDLDLTGGGETFRSHATIRFRATPGAETFVEIRPARLLTVRLNDRDLDPAALADNRLPLPGLAEANTLVVEAEMAYSNSGEGLHRFVDPADGETYLYAMSFLDNAQRIFAAFDQPDLKAPVTLSVTAPPEWTVAANGELAATPRTGRWEFAPTAPLAPYFVTLIAGPWHVRRAEHQDIPLGLWCRRSLAEHLDADVDELFTVTRQCLDRFHELFAERYPFGKYDQAFVPEFNAGAMENPGLVTFRDDLVFRSAVTDSQREQRATTVAHEMAHMWFGDLVTMRWWDDLWLNESFAEYLGTRVTAEATRFDRAWTTFAMRRKGWGYAADQRPSTHPVAPEQVADAAGALQNFDGISYAKGASVLRQLVAWLGDEAFLAGLNAHFAAHRFGNATLADLLGNLSAASGRDLSGWAERWLRRAQVNTLRVEVSVDADGRYAEAAIVQTAPVTHPVLRPHRIGVGRYSADGTVVRDEVDLDPDADGGRTVLAGLTGRPAARLLLPNDGDLTFAKIRLDPASADAVPQVLPALADPLARALLWGEALDAATDGERPVAGLVALVAAALPGEPELIIVEDVLRATRSLVDRYLDPAARKAALAALADACRRMLDDAAPGGSRQLAAARALIGATTDADLLAAWLASRGVPDGLAVDAELRWSLLGRLVVLGAAGPDEILAEVAADPTATGAERAARCRAALPDPAAKAAAWEIVAGSTELSNRLVEAAALGFWQPEQVELTEPYVARYFAEMPAAARLRTPWMADQVARDAFPRYAVAQRTRDLAAALLARDDLTPGLRRVVIDEDDDLRRALVARTATAAVAA, encoded by the coding sequence GCGAGGCTGCTGACCGTACGCCTCAACGACCGCGACCTGGACCCCGCCGCGCTGGCCGACAACCGGCTGCCGCTGCCGGGGCTGGCCGAGGCGAACACGCTGGTGGTCGAGGCGGAGATGGCGTACTCGAACAGCGGCGAGGGGCTGCACCGGTTCGTCGACCCGGCCGACGGCGAGACGTACCTCTACGCGATGTCCTTCCTGGACAATGCCCAGCGGATCTTCGCCGCGTTCGACCAGCCCGACCTGAAGGCCCCGGTCACGCTCTCGGTCACCGCCCCGCCGGAGTGGACGGTCGCGGCCAACGGCGAGCTGGCCGCCACGCCCCGGACGGGCCGCTGGGAGTTCGCCCCGACCGCCCCGCTGGCGCCGTACTTCGTCACGCTGATCGCCGGGCCGTGGCACGTCCGCCGCGCCGAGCACCAGGACATCCCGCTGGGCCTGTGGTGCCGCCGGTCGCTGGCCGAGCACCTGGACGCCGACGTCGACGAGCTGTTCACCGTCACCCGGCAGTGCCTGGACCGGTTCCACGAGCTGTTCGCCGAGCGCTACCCGTTCGGCAAGTACGACCAGGCGTTCGTGCCGGAGTTCAACGCCGGCGCGATGGAGAACCCCGGCCTGGTGACCTTCCGCGACGACCTGGTCTTCCGCTCCGCCGTCACCGACAGCCAGCGCGAGCAGCGGGCCACCACGGTCGCCCACGAGATGGCCCACATGTGGTTCGGCGACCTGGTCACCATGCGTTGGTGGGACGACCTGTGGCTGAACGAGTCGTTCGCCGAGTACCTGGGCACCCGGGTCACCGCCGAGGCGACCCGGTTCGACCGGGCGTGGACGACGTTCGCCATGCGCCGCAAGGGCTGGGGGTACGCCGCCGACCAGCGCCCCTCCACCCACCCCGTGGCGCCGGAGCAGGTCGCCGACGCGGCCGGCGCCCTGCAGAACTTCGACGGCATCTCGTACGCCAAGGGCGCGAGCGTGCTGCGCCAACTCGTCGCCTGGCTCGGCGACGAGGCGTTCCTGGCCGGGCTGAACGCGCACTTCGCGGCGCACCGGTTCGGCAACGCCACCCTGGCCGACCTGCTCGGCAACCTCTCCGCCGCGAGCGGCCGGGACCTGTCCGGCTGGGCGGAGCGGTGGCTGCGCCGGGCCCAGGTGAACACCCTGCGGGTCGAGGTGAGCGTCGACGCCGACGGCCGGTACGCGGAGGCGGCGATCGTGCAGACCGCGCCGGTGACGCACCCGGTGCTGCGCCCGCACCGCATCGGCGTCGGTCGGTACTCCGCCGACGGCACGGTCGTGCGCGACGAGGTCGACCTCGACCCGGACGCCGACGGGGGCCGCACGGTGCTCGCCGGCCTCACCGGGCGGCCGGCGGCGCGGCTGCTGCTGCCCAACGACGGCGACCTGACGTTCGCCAAGATCCGCCTCGACCCGGCCTCGGCGGACGCCGTACCGCAGGTGCTGCCGGCGCTGGCCGACCCGCTGGCCCGCGCCCTGCTCTGGGGCGAGGCGCTGGACGCGGCCACCGACGGGGAGCGGCCGGTCGCCGGGCTGGTGGCGCTGGTCGCCGCCGCCCTGCCCGGCGAGCCCGAACTGATCATCGTCGAGGACGTCCTCCGGGCGACCCGGTCGCTGGTCGACCGGTACCTTGACCCGGCGGCACGGAAGGCGGCCCTGGCCGCGCTGGCCGACGCGTGCCGCCGGATGCTCGACGACGCCGCGCCGGGCGGGTCGCGGCAGCTCGCCGCCGCCCGGGCCCTGATCGGTGCGACCACCGACGCCGACCTGCTCGCCGCCTGGCTGGCGAGCCGGGGCGTGCCCGACGGGCTGGCCGTGGACGCCGAGCTGCGCTGGTCGTTGCTCGGCCGGCTGGTGGTGCTCGGCGCGGCCGGGCCGGACGAGATCCTCGCCGAGGTGGCGGCCGACCCGACGGCGACCGGCGCGGAGCGGGCCGCCCGGTGCCGGGCCGCGCTGCCCGACCCGGCGGCCAAGGCGGCGGCGTGGGAGATCGTGGCGGGCAGCACCGAACTGTCGAACCGGCTGGTCGAGGCCGCCGCGCTGGGCTTCTGGCAGCCGGAGCAGGTCGAGCTGACCGAGCCGTACGTGGCGCGGTACTTCGCCGAGATGCCGGCGGCGGCGCGGCTGCGTACCCCCTGGATGGCCGACCAGGTCGCGCGCGACGCCTTCCCCCGGTACGCCGTGGCGCAACGCACCCGGGACCTGGCCGCGGCGCTGCTCGCCCGCGACGACCTCACGCCCGGCCTGCGTCGGGTCGTGATCGACGAGGACGACGACCTGCGCCGCGCACTCGTCGCCCGCACCGCCACCGCCGCCGTCGCCGCCTGA